The following proteins are encoded in a genomic region of candidate division WOR-3 bacterium:
- a CDS encoding carboxypeptidase-like regulatory domain-containing protein encodes MKKFLTLLFGIALVTTAFAQQNVGSISGIVTDSVTGLPIFRAKVMAHGPVNCCRMAYTDSSGAYTINNLPAGSYQVNAAAMQYRPKMYPTPVQVVAGQNTPDINFALAPITPPPPPPPQNPGAISGVVTDSATGLPIANAQVNACRPGSCGGRAFTDANGFYTINNLSAGDYQVTAKALGYRPQRYPTAVTVVAGQTTADINFALVAMSPPPPPQDPGSISGVVTDSVTGLPIAGATVIARHRRFVRRVTTAEDGSYTITNLPPRDYHVMARAQNYYPKMYPSPVNVVSGQNTPDINFILTPRTP; translated from the coding sequence ATGAAAAAGTTCCTCACGCTACTTTTTGGCATTGCGTTGGTGACTACTGCTTTTGCTCAACAGAATGTAGGTTCGATATCCGGTATTGTGACTGATTCTGTAACCGGTTTACCTATATTCCGCGCAAAGGTTATGGCACACGGACCAGTGAATTGTTGTCGAATGGCATATACAGATTCCTCAGGCGCATATACCATCAATAATTTGCCCGCAGGTTCTTATCAGGTTAATGCTGCGGCAATGCAATATCGTCCGAAAATGTATCCGACTCCAGTTCAAGTTGTTGCCGGGCAGAACACACCGGATATTAATTTTGCATTAGCACCAATAACACCACCGCCGCCACCTCCGCCACAAAATCCTGGAGCAATTTCAGGAGTTGTCACGGATTCGGCAACAGGATTACCGATTGCTAATGCCCAAGTTAATGCTTGTCGACCTGGAAGTTGCGGAGGCCGAGCATTTACTGATGCCAATGGGTTCTATACTATTAATAACCTATCGGCTGGTGATTATCAAGTTACGGCTAAAGCACTTGGTTATCGACCCCAACGCTATCCAACTGCAGTTACAGTTGTTGCCGGACAGACGACAGCCGACATTAATTTCGCATTAGTTGCGATGAGCCCTCCGCCACCACCACAAGACCCAGGTTCGATTTCAGGAGTAGTAACCGATTCAGTAACCGGCTTACCAATTGCCGGAGCAACAGTGATTGCTCGTCATCGTCGTTTTGTCCGTCGAGTTACGACCGCAGAAGATGGCTCTTACACGATTACGAATCTTCCTCCCAGAGATTATCATGTGATGGCACGGGCACAAAATTATTATCCTAAGATGTATCCATCACCAGTAAATGTTGTTAGCGGTCAGAACACACCAGACATTAACTTTATTCTTACACCGCGCACACCTTAA